From the genome of Culicoidibacter larvae:
TGACTAACTTTGTAAAAAATTATAACGGTACCTGCTTTATGGTTTCGCATGATCGCTACTTTCTTGATGATACCGCACAACGTATTTTTGAATTGGATAATAAAACGATGTATGAATATACCGGTAACTATTCAGCGTATTTGGTAGAACGTGAAGCGCGGATATTACGCGAGTTTCAGGAGTATAAGGACCAGCAGAAGAAAATTACTAAGATGAAGCAGGCAATAAAACGTCTGCGTGAGTGGGCGATGGCTGCCAATCCGCCAAATGCCGCGCTGTTTCGCCGGGCTAAAAATATGGAGCGGGCATTGGCAAGAATTGAGTTAGTTAAGAAGCCCAATACGGCTAAGCCGATGAATTTACAGTTCGAGACTGGTAAGCGCAGTGGTAAGGATGCTTTGATTTTTGAGGCCGTGAGTAAACAATTTGCTGATAAAGTGATAGTATCGGCGGTTGATTTGCAAGTTCGTTACGGCGAACGAGTTGCTTTGATTGGCGAAAACGGCGCCGGCAAGTCAACGATTCTTCGACTTGCATTAGGGAGTGAAGCGGTTGACAGCGGTAAGGCAATGTTAGGTTCACAGGTAAAAATTGCCTATTTGTCACAAGATTTTGTTGTTGATTCACCAAAGCAGCGAGTTATTGATTTCTTTCGCGAACGGGTGTTGGTTGATGAGGGGAAAGCGCGCCATCTGTTGGCTCAGTTTTTATTCTATGGCGATATGGTTTACCGCCGGGTCAGCGATTTAAGCGGTGGCGAACAGATGCGTTTGCGCTTTGCAGCATTTGTGAATCAGCCGGTGAATATGCTGGTATTGGATGAACCAACCAATCATTTAGATATTGCCTCACGCGAAGTACTTGAAGAAGCAATTAAGAACTTTGCGGGAACGGTGATTTGTGTGTCGCATGACCGTTACTTTATTGATCAGCTTTGCGACCGTGTGCTTTGGCTGGAACAAGGCATGCTATCTTCGTACCCGGGCAATTATTCATACGCTTTTGAAAAACGATTGGAGCAGGAAAAAGCCGGGCGCTAGGCGTCCGACTTTTTTTAACTTTTCCTAAAAAGAGAGATTGTAAACAATTATATTTTTCGGTACAATATATAATAACTATATATGAAAAAAGGGGTAAAATATGGCAGTTTCTACATACAATTGTCCGAATTGCGGGGCAGCGGTAGTGTTTAATGCAGAGACACAGCTTTTTGGGTGTGATTATTGCGGTGGTAGCTTTACGGAGCCGGAGATTAAACAACTTACTGATGCGCTGGCAGGTAAAAATCAAGAACGAGCAAAAGTTGAACAAGAGAGCGAAGCAATTGGTGGACAAATCAATTATCATTGTAGTCAGTGCGGAGCTGAAATTATTGGTGATGAAAATACGTCGGCAACTTTTTGCTTGTATTGTCAGAGTCCAACAATCATTCCTTCACGACTAACTGATAAATTTGCGCCAAATATGCTGATTCCATTTAAAATCAGTAAAGAACAGGCCGTGCAAACTTTTATGAACTGGTCAGCAAGTGCGTGGTTTGTGCCAAATGATTTTCGCTCAAAGTCGCAGCAGGAAAAGATGTCAGGTCTTTATGTGCCATTCTGGCTTTTTGATTTTAAAGCGGAGTTTGCTTTTAATGGTACTGGGACTAAAGTGAAAACATGGCGGGCAGGGAATTACCGCTATACACAAACTGATACATATCAGATACAACGTCAAGGAAATATGGGGTTTGCTCATATGCCAGCTGACGGGTCTAAAAAAATGAGTAATGAAATAATGGACTTGCTTGAACCATATAATTTTACTGATTTGCAAAAATTTGAGCCAGCTTATTTATCAGGCTTTTTTGCTGAGAAGTATGATGAGGATCAAACGGTGGTATTTCCGCGGATTTCTGAGCGTGGTAAGAAATATTGTAATGAGAATGTCAGTCGAACCATTTCCGGGTATACGACGATGGCAATTGAGCGCCAAATTAATATTCCTAAGGCAACTCATAACTATGCTTTGTTGCCAGTATGGATTTTAGGCTATAAATACAATGATAGAATTTATTATTTCACTATGAATGGACAAACCGGTAAAGTAATTGGCAAATTGCCGGTGAGTCGCGGTAAAGTTGTTCGCTTTGCCATTCTATTGGCAGTTATCAGCTTTATCATTATGTTCATCGGGGGGGCGTTGGTATTATGACAAAGATAAAATTATTGTTTGCGACTTTGCTAATTGGGATAATCAGTTTGACAATAGCACCGGCAACCCAGACTTTTGCAGCTGTTGATACCGAACAACGGATATATGATGCTGCTGATTTGCTGACTGATTCACAGGAGGCAGAATTAAAAGCTCTTTCCGAATCATTGAAAGCAACCACCAATATGGATATCATTATGGTGACGACTAATAATAGCGAAGGTAAAAGTTCGATGGCTTATGCTGATGATTTCTATGATTATAATGGGTTTAGTGAAGATGGCATTTTAATGCTTATTGATATGGATAATCGCGAAGTGTGGATTTCCACCTCAGGCTTAGGTATTCGTTACCTGACTGATGCACGGATTGATACGATGCTGGATAACATTTTTGCTTACATGCCAAATGACTATCATATGGCGGGGAAAACTTTTTTCAATGATGTTGAACATTATTACCAATTAGGTATTCCCAGCAACCAGTATAATCAGGATGAAGAAGGCAATATCGATCCCTATTATCCAGCGGAAGTAAAAACTTTTGGTGGGCAACTATTAAAAACACTGACTATGTCGCCGGTATTCTTAATAATTGCTGCTGGCTTTGGCGCTTTAGTTGCCTTTATCGCTTCAAGACGCAAAAATGCCCGGGTAACCACCAATTCATCAACATATGCCAATGGCGATTTGCAATTCCAAATTCAACAAGATACATTTATTAACTCGCATACTAGCCAAACTTATATTCCGCCTGCCAGCAGTTCACGTAGCAGCGGTAGCAGTGGCAGAAGTTCCACTCATAGTAGCAGCAGTGGTCGCAGTCACGGCGGTGGCGGGCGCAAGTTCTAGGGGAAATTAAAAAGCGTTCAATCATGGATTGAACGCTTTTTGCTTATTATTTTATTTCGGTTCCACAATTAGAACAGAATTTACCAGTAGCTTCAGTGCCACATTCAGGACAGAATTTTTTCTTTGTTGGAGCTTCGGTTCCGCAATTAGAACAAAATTTGCCATTTACCGTTTCTCCGCAATTGTTGCAAGCTATGTCCGCCGCTTCAGTTGGCTCCGCGCTTTGCTCAGCAGCCTTTGGTTGCGTCGGATTCGGATCATACGCTTGCATCTCCGGTCCCTTTGGCATGCTGTTATCATTCATAACTGCACCGGCAGTTCCGGCAACAACACCGCCGGTTGCCGCACCCATCATGCCCATACCCATAAAGGTATTGATAGCGCCATTCTCGTTTTTAGCAGCATCTTGAACTGCCTTACCATAAGCATCGGTAAGCGTTCCTTTTTGTTGATAGATATCGCCACCAATTTCGTAAGTATCGATTTTTTTCTCTGACTCTTCATCAAGGGTTACCGATTCAACAACGAAACTAACAATATTCAATCCGCGGTCGCGAATTGCCTGATCATAAATATGCTCGTCCATAGCGCGTTTAATTTCAAGACTCTTGCTTGGCAATGAAAGTGCCGGAATTTTATATTCTTCACTTCCTAAGCCATTCAATACGTTAGTGAAAGCACCGATAACTTCACTGCGCATTTGTTCATTGATTTGGGTTTTGGTATAACGATCGGCAGTTCCACCGATAACTTGCATAAACAAAGCCGGATCGGTAATTTTAAAAGTATACTTTCCGAAACATTTAATTTCTAAACGCATTGGTATATAACCACCAGTACGCGCATTCATAACGACATGTTCGAAGTCACGGTAAGGAATTGGTGCCGGACTGCCGAATTTATTATCAATAATTTCTTTGGTATTGAAATAGAAGACTGCTTGCTGGCGGGCACGCTCACCACCATAAGTAAAACGTTCCCACATTTGTTTAAATACTGGGCCGAATTGTCCGGCAAAGAATGATGGTGTTGCTGATGTATCATATGTATACATGCCTTCTTCAGCAGTTGCATCAACAACGCGGCCGTTATCGTAAACAACTGCCATTTGGCCTGGACCAACGACAATCATACTTTTATTAGCAAGTACACCATTTTCTGGTGTTACCCGTTGCATTAATATTTCATTCCCCATATCATTGCAACGTATTGCTTTTTTCCATTGGTCTTCAAGGGTTGAGTCAATTGCTGAACCGGCGTTGCCTACAACGGAAGCCAGCATTTTAATTAATCCCATTTTGTTCCATCCTTTCAAATCTGTAAAACAGTAATATTATCATTATTATACCATTTTTAATTATGAGTTTATATGTTTTTTTCTAAATGAAGTTTTGCTTTCCGCAGAGCGTAAAGGTGGAACATGTGCCAGAAAATAAATGCCGCGATTGCTGAGAATATTGCTAGAATCACAAAGCTTAATCGAAAGCCGATAACGCCTACGAAAGTGATGAATAGCGGAGCGATAATCCTAGCACATGTGTTTGGGAAATCAGCTGCGGCTAAGTATTGCGCACGCTGATTTTCTGGTGCGATTTCAACAATAAAAGTACTGTTTGGGGCAACTAGAATTATTTCACCAAAGGTGAGCACAATCATGCCTAAAGCTAGGAATAGCATTGATGAATCAACACCGAAGAGCAGCATTGAGGCGCTGTAAGCGCCGGCGCCGATTGCAAAGATTGTTTTGTTAGAAAAACGCAAGCGAATCATTAAGCGTTGCAGTAAGATACCAAAGAGGCTGATCATAATGCCGTTGATAGCAATAATGATACTGTATTTATCAACTGCAAAACCAAATATAGATATTTTACTATCAGCGTATATTGAAAGCATGCTACCGAATTGGCTGGCAGTAATTGAGAGCAGAATCCAGGCAACAGCAAAGAGACCAAAGATGCGGTCACGATAAATAGTCATGTAGCCAGCAAATTGCTTATGTAAAGTGGTGAACCAGCCGGGAACATCTTTAAGCAACAATTTCTGTACTTGATGGTGAACCGTCTCATGAAACTGGGTGGTGATGACCAAATACATGATGATGCTGATAATGAAAGCGGAAAGCATGATGAAAAAGGGGTATTCAAAAAAGAGCACGCCACCAATTAATGGACCAACAACGATAGTGATGTTGGCGATGACATAAAAGGTAGAGAATACTGCCGGGCGATCTGCCGGTGCCACCAGGTCGGCAACCATTGCCCGTGAGGCGCTGTTGTAGAATGCTGAGAATAGACCGGTCGTCGCATAGGCAAAGACGGCAAAAAGTGGCAGTTCTGGTAAGAGCGGGAAGAAGCAAATCATATAGAAGATAAAGGTGAGTATCCGCAAAACTGATGCAATCTGCATCATTTTTTTGCGTCCATATCGATCTGCCAGGTAACCACCCATTAATACTGCGACGGCCTCGAATGTTTTTAAGCCGAGCAAAAGAATACCGGTTGCCAACTCCCCGTAGTAGCTAGTAAAAAAACGGGTCATATATGGGAAGAACATCCAATATAAAAAGCCGTTAGTAAATTCCATATAAAGGCGGTACTTTAGATTCTTGTCCCAGTCGCGAAATTTCATAGCATTATTACCGCCCTTCGAAAATATATTGTTCCAATTATAGCAGAAATTTATTGGGAAAAGAAGTGCAATTTCATTCTTTTCAATTTTTGGAAGAAAAATAAAAAAGCGGCACGCTGCGTGCCGCTTTTTTCAGTTTTAATATATCCCGAAGATAAGTACAAAAACAAATGCTAGAACCCAAGCAATTACTTGCCAGGCAACATTAATAATCAATGCCCAAACGAATGGACTGAATTGAATTTGTTTGCCGCCAAGGTTCGCTTTTAAGTCAAATAATTTAACTAGTGGATCACAGATTGTTGCTAAGAACTTTCCAAATCCGCTGTCTAAATATTTTTCCATCCAGTTCATAATGATGAAGTAGATGAAGAACGCAAATGCATAAATGTATACTACCCAAGATATGATTGAAATAATCAATGAAAGTATTGCGTAAAACCCAAACATAATATTCCTCCTAAAATTGGCTATAGCCAAAGTTTATTATATGTTATTTTAAAGCGAATTGCAATTTTAGTCACAATTTACATGATTCATCGGATTAGATAGTTTGTAAAAAGTGGTGAGCTCAGTAGTTTCATCTGCAAATATACCAAAATTGAGTATTTCAAAATCATCCTCAACTTGTTGCAATGCCAATGCCAGCTGTTCGGCCATAATTTGGTTTTTATCTATTTGGCTACTGCCATGAATAATTCCGATTCTCATGTTGCTCATTCCTTTGCATATATTATATTGAATAGTGCGAATGCATTTTCTAGTTAAGCACAAAATATATTTATGCTATAATAAAGTTTAGGAGATGGTAATGATGTTAAAGGCAGAACGCTGGCAGCGAATCTTACAATTGGTAAACCAGGCAGGGTTTGTGCGCAGTGAAGAACTTGCGCAGACGCTTGATTGTGCCGAGATTACGATTCGACGTGATTTAATTGCACTTGCTGAAGTTGGTAAATTAGTAAAAGTACATGGTGGTGCGGTTAGCAATAAGCAACAGAAAGCAAAGACTGATGTGCCGGTAGGAACACGAACTGCTGAGGCAGTTCAGCAAAAAATTCGGATTGCAGAACAGGCAGCAGAGTTGATTGATGCCGGCAGTCATATCTATTTAGATGCCGGGACTAGTGTATCAATGATGATACCATTATTGGAAGATAAAGATATTGTTGTTTATACCCATGGATTGCATCATATTCCTGAACTCATTGCTCATCACATACCTACCTATATAATCGGCGGGCGATTAAAAGCTGAGACCTCAGCTGCAGTCGGTGGTCCGGCAATCCGAATGATTGAAACCATACGTATTGACTACGCTTTTATGGGTACCAATGGTATCAGTCCGACTTTCGGTTTCTCGACACCGGAGCAAGAAGAGGCGACAATTAAACAGGCAATTATTAAACAAGCTAAGCAAGTATATATTTTAGCTGACAGTGATAAGTTTGACCAGGAATCATATATTCAGTTTGCCGGTCACCAAGATGCTACTATTATTACCGATCAAAAACCAAACGAAAAATACCAAAATTTCAATATTATTACTATCTAGTTTTATTTTTTATGAGAAGCCGAAAACGCACATTTCTAAGGAAATGTGCGTTTTTTTTTCAAAAAATGAGCGAAAATGTTTGTAAACGGTTACTCGATATGCTAAAATCAAATTGAAAAAGAACAAAAACAATCATTTTCAATCAACAACAATCTTTTTACACTTACGAAAGGAGATGTTTTCATGATTTATACATACACATTGAACCCATCAATCGATTACGTCATGCACGTTGATGCTATTCAATTTGGAGCAACAAATCGGTCAACTTCAGAAATATATAAAATAGGCGGAAAAGGAATCAATGTCTCGGTGGTACTTAATAATCTAGCGATTAAAAACCGCGCGTCAGGATTTCTTGGTGGTTTTTCGGGAAACTTTATTGATAGTGAGCTGAAAAAATACCAGCATATTGAAAATGACTTTGTCCATACTGAACTGCCAACACGGATTAACATTAAAATCAAACAGGATGTTGAAACCGAAATTAATGGCAGCGGTGCAGCCATTCCTGAAGATGCCATCGAGGCACTCTGGCAGCAAATTCGTAATTTGCCGGATGATGCCTTCGTTGTGCTTTCAGGAAGTCTGGCAAAAGGTGTGCCGGAATCAATATATATTGATATCTGTCAGTACCTGAAAAGCCGCAACATTGGCTTCGTCGTTGACACAGCCTCAGCAACATTGCTGGACATCGCCAAGCTCGGCCCGGTTTTGATTAAACCGAACCGCGAAGAGCTTGAAGCTTTTTACAATAGCGAGTTCGCTGATGATCAAGCACTGATTGCTGCTGGTAAAAGGTTGCATGCCGATGGTGCCCAACATGTGATTATTTCCCTGGGTGGCAAAGGTTCAATGTTGATTTGTGAACAAGGTATCTACCGTGCAACTGTTCCCAAAGGAACGCTGGTTGACTCAGTTGGTGCCGGAGATTCAATGATTGCCGGCTTCGTTTACGGTTTTACCATTGGTATGTCCGCGGTAGAAAGCTTTAGGTATGCTGCGGCGGCCGGCAGCGCCACAGCATACTCAAGGGATTTAGCAACGAAGGATGCTATTAACACATTAAAAGATGATATTGAAATTGTTCAGTTATAAAAATATAGGAGCGTGAAAAAGATGAATATTCAAGAGGTATTAAGAAAAGAGCTTGTAATTCTTGATTTGCAAGCAACAACTAAGGAAGGTGCCATTGAAGAGATGGCGGATCGTTTAGTCGCGACCGGCGTAGTTAGTGACAAGGCAGCTTTTCTGGCAAATATTTGGAAGCGTGAAGAAGAGGGCACAACCGGGATTGGTGATGGGATAGCGATTCCCCATGCTAAAACTGACGTTGTTAGCACCCCGTCAATTGTATTTGCTCGTTCAACCGCAGGCGTTGACTTCGCTTCAATGGACGGCAAACCGGCATACTTATTCTTTATGATTGCCACTCCGGCAAATTCAAGTGATGCTCACTTGAAATTATTGTCTGAGTTATCAACACAATTGATTCATGAATCAGTTCGTAAACAATTAATGACAGAAACTGATTACGATAAAATTATTGGAATCTTCAGCCAAGGGGCAAAAACTGAAAATACAGTTAGTAATGAGGCACCATTTGTTGTTGCTGTTACTGGTTGTGCGACCGGGATTGCTCATACTTATATGGCGGCAGAGAAGTTACAAGAAGCCGGCAATAAACTTGGTATTCGGGTAAAAGTGGAAACTAATGGTTCTACCGGTGTGGAAAATCGCTTGACTGGTGCGGATATTAAGGATGCAGCTGGTGTTGTTATTGCTGCTGATGTCAATGTAGAAATGGATCGTTTTGATGGTAAACACTTGATTTCGCAGCCGGTTGCTGCCGGAATTCACAAGCCGGAACAATTATTGCAGGAAGCAATAAGCGGAAAAGCACCCGTGTACCATAGCGAAGGCGGGAACACTGAAAGTAGTGCCAGTGGTGATAAGTTATCAGTTGGGCAACAAATTTATAAGCATTTAATGAGCGGGGTTTCGCATATGTTACCGTTTGTTATCGGTGGTGGTATCGCTATCGCGTTAGCATTCTTACTTGACCAATTGATTGGTGTGCCGCAAGATCAGTTAGCTAGTCTTGGGTCATATAATGCGATTGCTTCACTCTTTAAACAAATTGGTGGTTTGGCATTTGGCTTTATGC
Proteins encoded in this window:
- the abc-f gene encoding ribosomal protection-like ABC-F family protein, with the protein product MIAVAVNKVKKSYGGNVVLEDITFSIQEGERIGFIGRNGEGKSTILKIIAGIESVDGGEVFRKKQMSIGMLDQIPEAEANESVEEFLLAAFTDVLALQQRLHELEAMMASDMSERVLNQYGRIQSEFIELGGYQIESEIARILNGLGIADLAKQRFAKLSGGERTKVALAQLLLQQPDLLLLDEPTNHLDLAAVLWLTNFVKNYNGTCFMVSHDRYFLDDTAQRIFELDNKTMYEYTGNYSAYLVEREARILREFQEYKDQQKKITKMKQAIKRLREWAMAANPPNAALFRRAKNMERALARIELVKKPNTAKPMNLQFETGKRSGKDALIFEAVSKQFADKVIVSAVDLQVRYGERVALIGENGAGKSTILRLALGSEAVDSGKAMLGSQVKIAYLSQDFVVDSPKQRVIDFFRERVLVDEGKARHLLAQFLFYGDMVYRRVSDLSGGEQMRLRFAAFVNQPVNMLVLDEPTNHLDIASREVLEEAIKNFAGTVICVSHDRYFIDQLCDRVLWLEQGMLSSYPGNYSYAFEKRLEQEKAGR
- a CDS encoding TPM domain-containing protein → MTKIKLLFATLLIGIISLTIAPATQTFAAVDTEQRIYDAADLLTDSQEAELKALSESLKATTNMDIIMVTTNNSEGKSSMAYADDFYDYNGFSEDGILMLIDMDNREVWISTSGLGIRYLTDARIDTMLDNIFAYMPNDYHMAGKTFFNDVEHYYQLGIPSNQYNQDEEGNIDPYYPAEVKTFGGQLLKTLTMSPVFLIIAAGFGALVAFIASRRKNARVTTNSSTYANGDLQFQIQQDTFINSHTSQTYIPPASSSRSSGSSGRSSTHSSSSGRSHGGGGRKF
- a CDS encoding SPFH domain-containing protein: MGLIKMLASVVGNAGSAIDSTLEDQWKKAIRCNDMGNEILMQRVTPENGVLANKSMIVVGPGQMAVVYDNGRVVDATAEEGMYTYDTSATPSFFAGQFGPVFKQMWERFTYGGERARQQAVFYFNTKEIIDNKFGSPAPIPYRDFEHVVMNARTGGYIPMRLEIKCFGKYTFKITDPALFMQVIGGTADRYTKTQINEQMRSEVIGAFTNVLNGLGSEEYKIPALSLPSKSLEIKRAMDEHIYDQAIRDRGLNIVSFVVESVTLDEESEKKIDTYEIGGDIYQQKGTLTDAYGKAVQDAAKNENGAINTFMGMGMMGAATGGVVAGTAGAVMNDNSMPKGPEMQAYDPNPTQPKAAEQSAEPTEAADIACNNCGETVNGKFCSNCGTEAPTKKKFCPECGTEATGKFCSNCGTEIK
- a CDS encoding MFS transporter, with product MKFRDWDKNLKYRLYMEFTNGFLYWMFFPYMTRFFTSYYGELATGILLLGLKTFEAVAVLMGGYLADRYGRKKMMQIASVLRILTFIFYMICFFPLLPELPLFAVFAYATTGLFSAFYNSASRAMVADLVAPADRPAVFSTFYVIANITIVVGPLIGGVLFFEYPFFIMLSAFIISIIMYLVITTQFHETVHHQVQKLLLKDVPGWFTTLHKQFAGYMTIYRDRIFGLFAVAWILLSITASQFGSMLSIYADSKISIFGFAVDKYSIIIAINGIMISLFGILLQRLMIRLRFSNKTIFAIGAGAYSASMLLFGVDSSMLFLALGMIVLTFGEIILVAPNSTFIVEIAPENQRAQYLAAADFPNTCARIIAPLFITFVGVIGFRLSFVILAIFSAIAAFIFWHMFHLYALRKAKLHLEKNI
- a CDS encoding YggT family protein, with translation MFGFYAILSLIISIISWVVYIYAFAFFIYFIIMNWMEKYLDSGFGKFLATICDPLVKLFDLKANLGGKQIQFSPFVWALIINVAWQVIAWVLAFVFVLIFGIY
- a CDS encoding DeoR/GlpR family DNA-binding transcription regulator, which codes for MMLKAERWQRILQLVNQAGFVRSEELAQTLDCAEITIRRDLIALAEVGKLVKVHGGAVSNKQQKAKTDVPVGTRTAEAVQQKIRIAEQAAELIDAGSHIYLDAGTSVSMMIPLLEDKDIVVYTHGLHHIPELIAHHIPTYIIGGRLKAETSAAVGGPAIRMIETIRIDYAFMGTNGISPTFGFSTPEQEEATIKQAIIKQAKQVYILADSDKFDQESYIQFAGHQDATIITDQKPNEKYQNFNIITI
- the pfkB gene encoding 1-phosphofructokinase, which produces MIYTYTLNPSIDYVMHVDAIQFGATNRSTSEIYKIGGKGINVSVVLNNLAIKNRASGFLGGFSGNFIDSELKKYQHIENDFVHTELPTRINIKIKQDVETEINGSGAAIPEDAIEALWQQIRNLPDDAFVVLSGSLAKGVPESIYIDICQYLKSRNIGFVVDTASATLLDIAKLGPVLIKPNREELEAFYNSEFADDQALIAAGKRLHADGAQHVIISLGGKGSMLICEQGIYRATVPKGTLVDSVGAGDSMIAGFVYGFTIGMSAVESFRYAAAAGSATAYSRDLATKDAINTLKDDIEIVQL
- a CDS encoding PTS fructose transporter subunit IIABC yields the protein MNIQEVLRKELVILDLQATTKEGAIEEMADRLVATGVVSDKAAFLANIWKREEEGTTGIGDGIAIPHAKTDVVSTPSIVFARSTAGVDFASMDGKPAYLFFMIATPANSSDAHLKLLSELSTQLIHESVRKQLMTETDYDKIIGIFSQGAKTENTVSNEAPFVVAVTGCATGIAHTYMAAEKLQEAGNKLGIRVKVETNGSTGVENRLTGADIKDAAGVVIAADVNVEMDRFDGKHLISQPVAAGIHKPEQLLQEAISGKAPVYHSEGGNTESSASGDKLSVGQQIYKHLMSGVSHMLPFVIGGGIAIALAFLLDQLIGVPQDQLASLGSYNAIASLFKQIGGLAFGFMLPVFAGYIAYSIADRPGLVAGFVAGGIAAGGGAIVVSLGEAIGITGLSDASAGFLGALVGGFLAGYVVLGIKALFKNLPKVFDGIKTILIYPVLTVIIVGILMVVITIPMGWLNTWLNDFLNGLSGANAILLGLLLGAMMAVDLGGPVNKAAYIFATGTLAATVSTGGSAIMAAVMAAGMVPPLATFVATLVFRKKFTSQERDAGLTNSVLGLSFITEGAIPFAAADPLRMIPSFIAGSAITGAIVMFLNIKVLAPHGGIFVIMLVSNPLFYIVAIVVGTLISALLIGVLRKKPTV